A window of Synechococcus sp. MEDNS5 contains these coding sequences:
- a CDS encoding methylenetetrahydrofolate reductase, which produces MSSALQRSLEAGSITITAEVMPPRGGDPAHTIAMAECLRGRVHAINVTDGSRAVMRMCSLAVCRLLLDVGLEPVLQMAGRDRNRIALQGDLLGAHALGIRNVLCLTGDPVRAGDQSSVRSVHELESVRLLQQVSAFNRGEDPVKERLADGPTNLFAGTAADPHCASWSGLSRRLARKREAGARFVQTQMVMDPRALERFCRHLADPLELPVLAGVFLLKSARNARFINRMVPGACIPDHLIERLEKAKDPMVEGIAIAAEQVRQFTGIAQGVHLMAVKAEQRIPEVLDRAGVSLPVL; this is translated from the coding sequence TTGAGTTCCGCGCTGCAGCGCAGCCTTGAGGCTGGTTCTATCACGATCACTGCTGAGGTCATGCCGCCGAGAGGAGGGGATCCTGCTCACACCATCGCCATGGCTGAGTGCTTGCGCGGTCGCGTTCACGCCATCAACGTCACTGATGGCAGCCGGGCGGTGATGCGCATGTGCAGCCTTGCGGTGTGTCGTTTGCTGCTCGATGTGGGCTTGGAGCCCGTTCTGCAGATGGCTGGACGCGATCGCAACCGCATCGCACTTCAAGGTGACTTGCTGGGGGCCCATGCACTGGGGATCCGCAATGTGCTCTGCCTCACGGGAGATCCGGTGCGTGCGGGCGATCAATCGTCAGTGCGGTCGGTCCACGAGCTGGAATCGGTTCGGCTTCTGCAGCAGGTGAGTGCTTTCAATCGTGGTGAGGATCCCGTCAAGGAAAGGCTTGCTGACGGTCCGACCAATCTGTTCGCCGGAACGGCAGCTGATCCCCATTGCGCGAGCTGGTCCGGTCTGTCGCGTCGCCTCGCGCGCAAGCGTGAGGCAGGTGCCCGATTCGTGCAGACGCAGATGGTGATGGATCCTCGTGCTCTTGAGAGGTTCTGCAGGCACCTTGCTGATCCCCTTGAGCTGCCAGTCCTTGCAGGGGTGTTTTTGCTCAAGTCAGCCCGTAATGCCCGATTTATCAATCGCATGGTGCCTGGTGCGTGCATTCCCGACCATTTGATTGAACGTTTGGAGAAGGCAAAGGATCCGATGGTTGAAGGCATCGCCATCGCTGCTGAGCAGGTGCGCCAGTTCACAGGAATCGCCCAGGGGGTTCATCTGATGGCCGTGAAAGCGGAACAGCGCATTCCTGAGGTGCTGGACCGTGCCGGGGTCAGCTTGCCGGTGCTGTGA
- a CDS encoding helix-turn-helix transcriptional regulator, whose product MTSGEGANAMNVSLSARELEIIELVAVGLTNQEIAERLTISKRTVDNHVSNVFTKTGSKNRVALLNWAMDHGKICRDGFNCCSLPEASDDAP is encoded by the coding sequence ATGACCAGTGGCGAGGGAGCAAACGCAATGAATGTTTCCCTCTCCGCAAGGGAGCTAGAAATCATCGAACTCGTGGCGGTAGGTCTGACGAATCAAGAAATTGCTGAGCGACTGACCATCAGCAAACGCACCGTTGATAATCACGTGAGCAATGTGTTCACCAAAACCGGATCCAAGAACCGGGTGGCCCTGCTCAACTGGGCGATGGATCATGGCAAGATCTGCCGCGATGGATTTAACTGCTGCTCGCTTCCGGAAGCATCAGACGACGCGCCCTGA
- a CDS encoding CYTH domain-containing protein — MPLEIERRFLVTGSAWCALAGAPEYLKQGYLTASKDGVTVRMRLRADGEAWLTLKAPASGIARHEFEYPLPTTDAEALWDLAPHRLIKTRYPLSLTGGEWVVDCFEGDNAPLVLAEVELESDDAPLELPSWCGQEVTGDSRWSNAALAIAPIAAWPEEARARYGLGSFE; from the coding sequence ATGCCCCTAGAGATCGAACGACGTTTTCTGGTGACCGGTTCTGCCTGGTGTGCGTTGGCTGGAGCCCCTGAGTACTTGAAGCAGGGCTATCTGACGGCTTCCAAGGATGGCGTCACCGTGCGGATGCGCTTGCGTGCTGATGGCGAGGCTTGGTTAACGCTCAAAGCACCTGCTTCAGGGATTGCTCGCCATGAGTTCGAATATCCCCTTCCAACCACCGATGCCGAGGCGCTCTGGGATCTGGCACCCCATCGTCTGATCAAGACCCGTTACCCCCTCTCACTCACCGGTGGTGAGTGGGTTGTGGATTGCTTTGAGGGTGACAATGCGCCTCTTGTTCTCGCTGAGGTGGAGTTGGAAAGCGATGATGCTCCTCTTGAGCTGCCTTCGTGGTGTGGCCAGGAAGTGACAGGTGATAGTCGCTGGAGCAATGCGGCCCTGGCTATTGCTCCGATTGCGGCATGGCCTGAGGAGGCCAGAGCTCGCTACGGCTTGGGCAGCTTTGAATGA
- a CDS encoding NAD(+) kinase: MQLQRVWLIYRADSPLALKEAKACASQLESLGVSVAIAMSGLMADPFPGLLASEPELPDLAVVLGGDGTVLGAARHLAVLDVPILCFNVGGHLGFLTHEPGLLHSETLWTRVLEDHFAMERRMMLQAVVHRADALTCPVSGMLPDDSSVEERHWALNDIYLRPYREDLAPTCTLELEIDGEVVDQVRGDGLILATPTGSTGYAMAAGGPILHPGIDAIIISAICPMSLSSRPIVLPPRSRLVIWPLGDPHRQVKLWKDGAAGEVLAPGECCVIQRAPHYALMVQLEQNPSYYRTLSRKLHWAGSLIDSMPSPN; encoded by the coding sequence ATGCAGCTGCAACGGGTTTGGCTGATCTATAGAGCTGATAGTCCGCTCGCTCTGAAAGAAGCAAAAGCGTGTGCATCCCAGCTGGAGTCGCTGGGTGTCTCCGTGGCGATCGCCATGAGTGGACTCATGGCCGATCCCTTCCCAGGTCTCCTCGCCTCTGAGCCTGAGCTCCCCGATTTGGCCGTTGTGCTCGGCGGCGATGGCACTGTTCTTGGCGCCGCGAGACACCTGGCTGTGCTGGATGTTCCCATCCTCTGCTTCAACGTTGGTGGCCATCTGGGATTTCTGACCCATGAGCCCGGTCTTCTGCATAGCGAGACGCTCTGGACCCGGGTTCTCGAGGATCATTTCGCCATGGAGCGACGGATGATGCTTCAGGCCGTGGTCCATCGGGCTGATGCCCTGACATGCCCGGTCTCTGGAATGCTTCCGGACGATTCGTCCGTGGAGGAAAGGCACTGGGCTCTCAATGACATCTATCTGCGCCCCTATCGCGAGGATCTTGCTCCAACGTGCACATTGGAACTGGAGATCGATGGAGAGGTGGTGGATCAGGTGAGAGGTGATGGATTGATCCTGGCCACACCCACCGGGTCCACCGGTTATGCCATGGCTGCTGGTGGTCCCATTCTTCACCCTGGGATTGATGCCATCATCATCAGTGCTATTTGTCCGATGAGCCTGTCCAGCCGGCCCATTGTGCTGCCGCCGCGTTCGCGTTTGGTGATCTGGCCGCTCGGGGATCCCCACCGCCAGGTGAAACTCTGGAAAGACGGTGCCGCTGGGGAAGTGCTGGCACCTGGTGAATGCTGTGTGATTCAGCGGGCTCCCCATTACGCCTTGATGGTCCAGCTGGAGCAGAATCCTTCCTATTACCGCACCTTGTCTCGCAAACTGCATTGGGCGGGCAGTTTGATCGACAGCATGCCGTCGCCGAACTGA
- the nuoK gene encoding NADH-quinone oxidoreductase subunit NuoK, which yields MASELLSGSVPLEAYLLVAAVLFCTGVWGLINSRNAVRVLMSIELMLNAVNINLMAFSSYVDGQLIRGQVFSVFVITVAAAEAAVGLAILLSLYRNRVTVDMERFNLLRW from the coding sequence ATGGCTTCTGAGCTGCTTTCCGGTTCCGTTCCCCTCGAGGCGTATCTCCTTGTCGCAGCAGTTCTGTTCTGCACAGGGGTTTGGGGGCTGATCAATAGTCGTAATGCTGTTCGCGTGCTCATGAGTATCGAGTTGATGCTCAATGCGGTGAACATCAACCTCATGGCGTTCTCTTCCTACGTGGATGGACAGTTGATTCGAGGACAGGTGTTTTCGGTGTTCGTGATCACTGTGGCTGCGGCCGAGGCTGCAGTCGGTTTGGCCATTCTTTTGTCGCTGTATCGCAATCGCGTCACAGTGGATATGGAACGTTTCAACCTTCTGCGCTGGTAG
- a CDS encoding NADH-quinone oxidoreductase subunit J, with product MTIAASTQLISFLVLSAVIVLGALGVVLLSNIVYSAFLLGGVFLAVAGLYLLLNASFVAAAQVLVYVGAVNVLILFAIMLVNKREDLAPIPGIAVRRLLSGGVCAGLFVLLTRVVLTTPWAEGPEPIGEGATIRIGEHLFTDYLLPFELASVLLLMAMIGAIVLARRDVQAVDPGTGEAVDQGLIEKARTPLLVDQPPA from the coding sequence ATGACGATCGCAGCGTCAACGCAGCTGATCAGCTTTCTTGTTCTCAGCGCGGTCATCGTTCTGGGAGCCCTCGGTGTGGTGCTCCTCAGCAACATTGTGTATTCGGCTTTCTTGCTGGGTGGCGTCTTCCTTGCTGTCGCTGGCCTCTACTTGCTTCTCAATGCCAGCTTCGTGGCTGCCGCTCAGGTGCTGGTCTACGTCGGAGCTGTCAATGTTCTGATCCTGTTTGCGATCATGCTGGTCAACAAGCGCGAGGATCTTGCTCCGATCCCTGGGATTGCGGTCCGGCGTCTTCTCTCAGGTGGGGTCTGTGCAGGCCTGTTTGTTCTTCTCACCCGTGTGGTTCTCACCACGCCCTGGGCTGAGGGGCCAGAACCGATCGGCGAAGGGGCAACGATCCGCATTGGTGAGCATCTCTTCACCGATTACCTGCTTCCCTTCGAGCTGGCGTCCGTGCTGCTTCTGATGGCCATGATCGGGGCCATCGTGCTGGCCCGGCGTGATGTTCAGGCAGTGGATCCTGGAACTGGTGAAGCTGTTGATCAAGGTTTGATTGAAAAGGCGCGCACGCCTTTGCTGGTGGATCAGCCACCCGCCTGA
- the ndhI gene encoding NAD(P)H-quinone oxidoreductase subunit I, whose product MFGFLKQVGDYTRDAVDAARNLTQGLAVTFDHMKRRPVTVQYPYEKLIPSERYRGRIHYEFDKCIACEVCVRVCPINLPVVDWVMNKETKKKELRNYSIDFGVCIFCGNCVEYCPTNCLSMTEEYELAAFDRHSLNFDNVALGRLPTSVTTDPAVQPLRELAYLPAGEVHPHGVDPARPRAGQRPDQVLASLKQSAGDAAGDEGESASSSTNSKGSAE is encoded by the coding sequence ATGTTCGGTTTTCTCAAACAGGTTGGTGACTACACCCGCGACGCCGTTGACGCAGCGCGCAACCTCACCCAAGGCCTGGCTGTCACCTTCGATCACATGAAGCGCCGTCCAGTGACGGTGCAGTACCCCTACGAGAAGCTGATTCCTTCAGAGCGCTACCGCGGACGGATTCACTACGAATTCGACAAGTGCATCGCCTGCGAGGTTTGTGTTCGGGTGTGTCCCATCAACCTGCCAGTGGTGGACTGGGTGATGAACAAGGAGACCAAGAAAAAAGAGTTGCGGAACTATTCCATTGATTTTGGAGTCTGCATTTTTTGCGGCAATTGCGTGGAGTACTGCCCCACCAACTGTCTGTCGATGACCGAGGAGTACGAGCTGGCTGCATTCGATCGCCACAGCCTCAACTTCGACAACGTGGCTTTGGGACGCTTACCCACCAGTGTGACCACTGATCCCGCCGTACAACCCCTCAGGGAACTGGCGTATCTTCCGGCCGGTGAAGTCCATCCCCATGGGGTCGACCCAGCCCGTCCACGGGCAGGTCAGCGGCCCGACCAGGTTCTGGCTTCACTGAAACAGAGCGCTGGTGACGCAGCGGGCGATGAGGGAGAATCAGCCTCATCATCCACCAACAGCAAGGGGAGCGCTGAATGA
- the nuoH gene encoding NADH-quinone oxidoreductase subunit NuoH: MVTFFATNAPALVSPGLDLEQSFSQTLEGFGLSDQAARLIWLPLPMLLVLVAAVVGVLVTVWLERKISAAVQQRIGPEYAGALGVLQPLADGLKLLVKEDIIPARADGLLFTLGPVLVVVPVILSWLIVPFGQNLLISNVGVGIFLWISLSSVQPIGLLMSGYASNNKYSLLGGLRAAAQSISYEIPLALAVLAVVMMSNSLSTVDIVSQQTGAGILSWNIWRQPVGFLIFWICALAECERLPFDLPEAEEELVAGYQTEYAGMKFALFYLGSYINLVLSALLVSVLYLGGWGFPVPVEWLAGWLGQSVDAPLVQVITGATGIVMTVLKAYLLVFIAILLRWTTPRVRIDQLLDLGWKFLLPLALVNLLVTAALKLAFPVAFGG, encoded by the coding sequence ATGGTGACTTTCTTTGCCACCAATGCACCGGCTCTTGTCAGTCCCGGTCTGGATCTCGAACAGAGCTTCAGTCAGACCCTGGAGGGCTTTGGTCTCTCCGATCAAGCGGCCCGATTGATTTGGTTGCCGTTACCCATGCTGCTGGTGCTTGTGGCAGCAGTGGTTGGTGTGCTGGTCACGGTCTGGTTGGAACGCAAGATCTCTGCCGCTGTTCAGCAGCGCATCGGGCCCGAGTACGCCGGAGCCCTTGGCGTTCTTCAGCCCCTTGCTGATGGCCTCAAGCTTCTAGTGAAAGAAGACATCATCCCGGCCAGGGCTGATGGGCTTCTCTTCACGCTTGGCCCCGTGCTCGTTGTGGTGCCGGTGATCCTGTCCTGGTTGATCGTTCCCTTTGGACAGAACCTGCTGATCAGCAATGTGGGCGTTGGCATCTTTCTGTGGATCTCCCTCAGCAGCGTTCAGCCCATCGGACTGCTGATGAGTGGTTATGCATCCAATAACAAGTACTCCCTTCTGGGTGGACTCAGGGCTGCAGCCCAGTCGATCAGCTACGAAATCCCGCTCGCCCTTGCGGTGCTTGCGGTGGTGATGATGAGCAATTCTCTCAGCACTGTTGACATTGTCAGCCAGCAGACAGGAGCTGGAATTCTGAGCTGGAACATCTGGCGCCAACCGGTGGGTTTTCTGATCTTCTGGATCTGTGCCCTGGCTGAGTGTGAACGACTGCCCTTCGACCTCCCTGAAGCTGAGGAGGAACTGGTCGCTGGTTATCAGACCGAATACGCCGGCATGAAATTCGCCCTGTTTTATCTGGGCAGCTACATCAACCTTGTGTTGTCGGCTCTCCTGGTCTCGGTGCTGTATCTCGGTGGCTGGGGATTTCCGGTGCCTGTGGAATGGCTCGCCGGTTGGTTGGGGCAGTCTGTTGATGCTCCGCTCGTTCAGGTGATCACAGGCGCGACAGGCATCGTGATGACCGTGCTGAAGGCCTACCTGCTGGTGTTCATCGCCATCCTGTTGCGCTGGACCACGCCCCGGGTGCGCATTGACCAGCTTTTGGATCTCGGCTGGAAATTTCTGCTTCCCCTGGCTTTGGTGAACCTGCTGGTCACCGCGGCTCTCAAGCTGGCATTCCCCGTTGCTTTCGGTGGGTGA
- a CDS encoding citrate synthase produces the protein MSRSESAEIRHERTGLVFRPGLEGVPATQSSICDIDGQKGLLSYRGYPVDVLASHCSFLETTYLLIWGELPNPQQLRDFEQEVQMHRRVSFRVRDMMKCFPSDGHPMDALQSSAASLGLFYSRRAIDDPQYIYDAVVRLIAKIPTMVAAFQLIRKGQDPIQPRDDLAYSANFLYMLMEREPDPLASRIFDRCLILHAEHSLNASTFSARVTASTLTDPYAVVASAVGTLAGPLHGGANEDVLAMLDEIGTADRAADYLDAAMASKRKVMGFGHREYRVKDPRAVILQALAEELFARFGHDEMYDVARALEAAAERRLGPKGIFPNVDFYSGLVYRKLGIPRDLFTPVFAIARVAGWLAHWREQLGANRIFRPSQIYTGCSMRQWSPLEDRLPSAST, from the coding sequence GTGAGTCGGAGCGAGAGTGCTGAAATCCGTCATGAGCGCACCGGTCTGGTGTTCCGTCCTGGCTTGGAAGGGGTTCCTGCAACGCAGTCGTCAATCTGCGACATCGACGGGCAAAAGGGGCTGCTTTCCTATCGCGGTTATCCCGTTGATGTTCTCGCGTCTCACTGCAGTTTCTTGGAAACCACCTACTTGCTGATCTGGGGTGAATTGCCCAACCCGCAGCAGTTGAGGGATTTCGAGCAGGAAGTGCAGATGCACCGAAGGGTGAGCTTCCGCGTGCGCGACATGATGAAGTGTTTTCCATCGGATGGTCATCCGATGGATGCTCTGCAGTCCAGTGCGGCCTCGCTTGGCTTGTTTTATTCCCGGCGCGCCATCGATGACCCCCAATACATCTATGACGCCGTGGTGCGGTTGATCGCCAAGATCCCCACGATGGTCGCGGCCTTTCAGCTGATCCGCAAAGGACAGGATCCGATCCAACCTCGGGATGACCTGGCCTATTCGGCCAACTTCCTCTACATGCTCATGGAGCGTGAGCCTGACCCTCTGGCGTCGAGGATCTTTGACCGTTGCCTGATCCTGCATGCGGAACACAGCCTGAACGCCAGCACGTTCAGTGCGAGGGTGACGGCCAGCACGCTGACCGATCCCTATGCCGTGGTCGCTTCAGCTGTGGGAACCCTGGCTGGCCCTCTGCATGGAGGGGCCAATGAAGATGTGCTGGCCATGCTGGATGAGATCGGTACAGCAGACCGTGCAGCTGATTACCTTGACGCGGCCATGGCTAGCAAACGCAAAGTCATGGGTTTCGGCCATCGGGAGTATCGGGTTAAGGACCCCCGTGCCGTGATTCTTCAGGCGCTGGCCGAAGAGCTGTTTGCCCGCTTCGGCCACGACGAGATGTACGACGTGGCTCGTGCCCTCGAAGCGGCTGCCGAACGTCGCCTGGGTCCGAAAGGGATTTTCCCCAATGTGGACTTCTACTCCGGCTTGGTTTACCGCAAGCTCGGAATTCCAAGGGATCTGTTCACGCCTGTGTTTGCCATCGCCCGGGTGGCGGGATGGCTTGCCCACTGGCGGGAACAGCTCGGCGCCAACCGCATTTTCCGGCCCTCTCAGATCTATACGGGCTGTTCGATGCGTCAGTGGAGCCCGCTTGAAGACCGGCTTCCCTCCGCAAGCACCTAA
- a CDS encoding histidine phosphatase family protein, with protein MPDSVSVDLFLFRHGIAAEREHGQDHPDRPLTVLGEQRTLAVAYRLKALGYQADQMLCSPYRRAVETADLAVQVGLASVKRIETTLAPGGDPRPLVRSLHGRCLLVGHEPDLSGIAAALIGAAPGGLRLRKAGFCHLSWDALHIDPFGHAELQALLKPRLLLPSSV; from the coding sequence ATGCCCGACTCCGTCTCGGTTGATCTTTTCTTGTTCCGTCATGGCATCGCTGCTGAACGGGAGCATGGGCAGGACCATCCAGATCGCCCCCTGACGGTGCTCGGAGAGCAGCGCACGCTTGCTGTGGCTTACCGCCTTAAGGCTCTTGGTTATCAAGCCGACCAGATGCTCTGCAGTCCTTACAGGCGGGCCGTGGAGACTGCCGACTTGGCCGTTCAGGTAGGTCTGGCTTCGGTGAAGAGGATCGAGACCACCCTGGCGCCTGGGGGTGATCCAAGGCCTTTAGTGAGATCCCTTCACGGTCGATGTCTCCTGGTCGGCCATGAACCCGATCTGAGCGGAATAGCCGCTGCACTCATCGGGGCTGCACCCGGGGGGCTGCGCTTGCGGAAAGCAGGCTTCTGCCATCTCTCCTGGGATGCCCTTCACATCGATCCCTTCGGACATGCAGAGCTCCAGGCTTTGCTTAAACCGCGACTCCTGCTCCCAAGCTCCGTTTAA
- a CDS encoding DUF3352 domain-containing protein, whose protein sequence is MKGRSFLLALVTSAMVLLTLALGVWWAMARQSPLRIVDRPLELSRAARFMPRDAELTLNWLVDPSRIPAYARAVAPVRQRQAVNESTRQLRDGAFALAGLNFNDELVDWIGPQVSFAVLNDSSSKAGDQGGLGWVLALSSQDDDGARRFLQRFWQTRSLAGTDLQITRYRGMGVISGRGALLGRDPQPIATALIDDDLLLLASGRGVLEQALDVSQLESLHLQGDEDLANDLKSLGSGVAFLTASPAAMKRWLGVPAAIADRGDLSGLVAGLVTHGTDLDLSALVRFRDEVIPEADGRPDAEALLAGAGGDAQALALLSAPQALINPDSRNPLAQWIAPVLQRTLDSASAEGAAAVVALDSGPLLLQKGEAGWLLGTRADSPPSEAVSSKLEQDGLVGSTLDADGQSLEVWTRLVRQRRHGEESLTADLAVALEHDSRLNWWGQTLEALRQRRTGGDSTGLKQQLQELRSQAKAPITQQLALAADPSRDGLAQWRPWILLQGLGGRSLSPAVQSLTLVAAPDQTSSQSGEASSLRLHARLRLG, encoded by the coding sequence ATGAAGGGGCGTTCGTTCCTGCTCGCTCTTGTCACATCGGCCATGGTGCTCCTCACCCTTGCCCTTGGCGTGTGGTGGGCGATGGCCAGACAGAGTCCGCTACGGATCGTTGATCGCCCGCTGGAACTCAGTCGGGCGGCACGGTTCATGCCCCGCGATGCTGAACTCACCTTGAATTGGTTGGTGGATCCGTCTCGAATCCCGGCCTATGCCCGAGCTGTCGCTCCGGTGCGTCAGAGGCAGGCCGTGAATGAAAGCACCCGCCAGCTCCGTGATGGCGCGTTCGCCTTGGCAGGGCTGAATTTCAACGACGAGCTGGTGGACTGGATCGGCCCGCAGGTCAGTTTTGCTGTGCTGAATGACAGCAGCTCCAAAGCTGGCGATCAGGGCGGTTTGGGGTGGGTTCTGGCCCTCTCCAGTCAGGACGACGACGGAGCCAGACGTTTTCTGCAGCGTTTTTGGCAAACTCGCAGCCTGGCAGGGACTGACTTGCAGATCACCCGGTATCGGGGCATGGGCGTGATCAGTGGTCGGGGTGCCCTGTTGGGTCGTGATCCCCAGCCGATTGCCACGGCACTGATCGACGATGACCTGCTGCTCTTGGCGTCAGGTCGAGGGGTGTTGGAGCAGGCCCTGGATGTGTCGCAGCTCGAAAGTTTGCACCTTCAAGGTGACGAAGACCTTGCCAACGATTTGAAATCACTCGGTTCGGGTGTGGCGTTTCTTACGGCAAGTCCGGCCGCAATGAAGCGCTGGCTGGGTGTTCCGGCTGCGATCGCAGACCGTGGTGATCTCTCCGGTTTGGTGGCTGGCCTGGTCACCCATGGGACGGATCTTGACCTAAGTGCTTTGGTTCGCTTTCGCGATGAGGTGATTCCTGAGGCGGATGGACGTCCAGATGCTGAGGCACTTCTTGCCGGTGCAGGGGGGGATGCCCAGGCGCTAGCTCTGCTGTCAGCGCCCCAGGCATTGATCAATCCCGACAGCCGCAATCCCTTGGCGCAGTGGATTGCTCCAGTTCTGCAACGGACGTTGGACTCCGCCTCTGCGGAAGGAGCAGCGGCCGTTGTTGCTCTCGACTCCGGCCCACTGCTTCTCCAAAAGGGTGAGGCGGGTTGGCTTCTCGGGACCCGCGCGGATTCACCACCATCGGAGGCCGTGAGCAGCAAGCTTGAGCAGGATGGCCTCGTGGGATCCACGCTGGATGCCGATGGGCAATCGCTTGAGGTCTGGACCAGGCTGGTGCGTCAACGTCGCCATGGTGAGGAGTCGCTGACGGCGGATCTGGCCGTTGCTTTAGAACACGATTCTCGCTTGAACTGGTGGGGACAGACCCTTGAGGCACTGCGTCAGCGTCGAACTGGGGGCGATTCGACCGGTCTCAAGCAGCAACTTCAGGAGCTGCGCAGTCAGGCCAAGGCGCCGATCACGCAACAGCTCGCTCTTGCTGCCGATCCGAGTCGGGATGGGCTCGCCCAGTGGCGTCCATGGATTCTTCTCCAGGGCCTGGGAGGACGTTCACTGAGCCCTGCGGTGCAGAGTCTCACTCTGGTCGCAGCGCCAGATCAGACGTCGAGTCAGAGTGGGGAGGCGAGCAGCCTGCGCCTGCATGCCCGACTCCGTCTCGGTTGA
- a CDS encoding rhodanese-like domain-containing protein yields the protein MNQRTPQPLKAVELAAWLEREPELTLVDVREHRELTIAAFPYPVEHLPLSEAEQWMDAIDQRLPASRVVVVLCHAGVRSWNFGCWLLERNPSQEVWNLEGGIDAWSLAVDSSVPRY from the coding sequence ATGAACCAACGCACGCCTCAACCCCTGAAAGCCGTCGAGCTGGCGGCCTGGCTGGAGAGGGAACCTGAGTTGACCCTGGTCGACGTTCGTGAGCACAGAGAACTGACGATCGCTGCATTTCCTTACCCAGTGGAGCATTTGCCGTTAAGCGAAGCGGAGCAGTGGATGGATGCGATCGACCAGCGGCTGCCGGCTTCTCGGGTCGTGGTTGTGCTTTGCCATGCAGGGGTGCGCAGCTGGAACTTCGGATGTTGGCTGCTGGAACGCAATCCATCGCAGGAGGTCTGGAATCTGGAGGGTGGTATTGATGCCTGGAGCCTTGCTGTGGATTCCTCCGTACCCCGCTACTGA
- the hrcA gene encoding heat-inducible transcriptional repressor HrcA, which produces MELLPRRQQEVLQATVHHYVDTIEPVGSKTLVQRFGLQASSATVRSAMGALEQKGLLVQPHPSAGRIPSPRGYRHYVDCLLPKPGAAVHHLEQELTQLSLRWAALDDLLQQLARRLTDFTGLMSLITLPQPTEQRLHAIRLVRTDERLLVMLVADSSQTHHLNLRLPYGCAHQVAALERWTDDQLRQSGQLGWESLPQQLQTCGQALREAIEHKDPFISPNEQSAHVHGVSRLVAQPEFSDSAKVRPLLDLMDCNPAAFIPSEPCRDHWVWIGGEHPHTALSDCSVIQSSYRSGEGSVGQVALVGPMRMAYATARAAVQCVAKHLNNLLS; this is translated from the coding sequence GTGGAGCTCCTGCCCCGACGCCAACAGGAAGTGCTGCAGGCCACGGTCCATCACTACGTGGACACGATCGAGCCGGTGGGAAGCAAAACCCTTGTTCAGCGTTTTGGGCTCCAGGCAAGCTCAGCCACGGTTCGTTCGGCGATGGGAGCTCTTGAGCAAAAAGGGCTGCTGGTTCAGCCCCATCCATCCGCCGGTCGGATTCCCAGTCCGAGGGGATACCGCCACTACGTGGACTGTTTGCTGCCGAAGCCTGGAGCCGCCGTTCACCATCTCGAGCAGGAGCTCACCCAACTGAGCTTGCGCTGGGCAGCACTCGATGATCTGCTGCAGCAGCTGGCACGGCGTCTGACCGATTTCACGGGGCTGATGAGCCTGATCACCCTGCCGCAACCGACAGAACAGCGACTTCACGCGATCCGCCTGGTCCGTACAGACGAAAGGCTTTTGGTAATGCTGGTGGCTGATTCCAGCCAAACCCATCACCTCAATCTGCGTTTGCCCTATGGCTGTGCCCATCAGGTGGCAGCCCTCGAACGCTGGACCGATGACCAACTGCGTCAATCCGGACAGCTCGGCTGGGAGTCCTTACCCCAGCAGCTGCAAACCTGCGGTCAGGCGCTGAGGGAAGCCATCGAACACAAGGATCCCTTCATCAGCCCAAACGAGCAGAGCGCTCACGTTCACGGCGTTTCAAGACTGGTGGCACAGCCTGAATTCAGCGACAGCGCCAAAGTGCGCCCCCTCCTGGATCTGATGGATTGCAACCCAGCTGCCTTCATCCCCAGCGAGCCCTGTCGTGATCACTGGGTCTGGATCGGCGGGGAGCATCCTCACACCGCCTTGAGCGACTGTTCCGTGATCCAATCGAGCTACCGCAGCGGCGAAGGCTCTGTCGGGCAAGTTGCTCTGGTGGGCCCGATGCGCATGGCTTACGCCACGGCACGAGCAGCCGTTCAATGTGTCGCGAAACACCTCAACAATCTTCTGAGCTGA